The DNA region ATTCGAAGGTAGGGTCTGGGACGCTGAGAGATAATGGATTAGAGGAAAACaccatttttctttaattcttttttgagattttccttttttttttcttttcctccttGATTCTTAAGTTCAGgaatttttaggtttaattttgatttagtccctttattaatttaaaatttaaaatttaatatctatattcTCTATTTTTATAGAATATTGGGTTAATGtgcaaatgaaaattaaaatttaacactATATTTTGCATTAATTGACATCTAAATTTAGCATAACACTTTTActatatattaaattttgtattttttttaaaattgcttttcaatttcaatttaaaatgatttgaagacaaaattaaatttaaaaaatattttaaatattttattttaatagctaaaatactaaattaagtaatataatataatataaaaattaaaattattttataaaaaaaattaatttttattttttatttttttaaaattcaaatgttTTTTTCCACTAAAATTCTAagctaattttttaatattttataaatgaatttattattaaaaattaaaataaaatatttaaaataatatttcccTCATGAATTTGTTTCATCACCAAAATCAATATTGagtgataaaatttaattaaataaatcaaaattagtGGCAAAATTATGTAAAATGGAAAGTTTAATGacaaaattcaatcacataataGTTGAATGGTAAATTTACACATATTCACAAAATATAATggcaaaaaccaattaaaataaaatataaggtcaaatttcaatattcatttataatatagtagtaaatttacactttagccctGAACTCTGCGTTCGAACTCATATCCTCCTAAATGTTACAATAATAAAGCTACTGACTGAGTTAAAATCGAATCAATAATTTGATGTTTTTTATAATGTTATCAATAAATCCGAATAGATAGCATCtcgattttattattattattaaggtgTGATGggaattttttaaagaaaaaataattttaagcatTCGACTAATAGGTGAATTTATTGACTAGATTATCATGTGATCCCGATTGAATAACAATAAGAAATTCATATTAATTTGAACTTTTTAAAAACATAGAGGatcaaattaaactaaattaaaataaaaagattaaatcttaaattacaATACAATAGAGGTACTAAACCATAATTtgaccaaatttttattttattttcccccttTTTATAGGGCCATTTACCGCCATGATTTCCAACCAAACGTTCATATCTGCACCATTGGGAAAAATATGGCATTGAGACATTTCTTCAAACACCTTACCATCTTAACTTCCAGCTATGGTTTCTGCACTCTCTCAAGCCGTTTCATTCACCCATCTCTCACTACCCTATTCAATAACATCAATCCCAAAACCCAACCATTGATTCCCACAAAGTTTTCTCTTCCTTTGTCTCATTGTTACACCTCAGTCTCTCACCCTTCCACTTCTACCTTATTATCTCCTTATCTCTCTGTTCGTATTCGATGTCCAAAAGACATTGCTGTAAGCTTTAATTCAATGATTCAAATTTTGGGTTTTGTCTTATGGATTGAAAGGAAATGTAAATTTAACCCCCGCcccctccctttttttttctttttgttggggTTGTTTAGGATGTGTTTTCTGAAGCTCTTATGTGCTTTGGTGCAACTTCGACTACTGTGGATGAAGATGATAATTGTGACACTTCTAATGAGGTTAACCctttctttttgttgttgttgatgttTTGGGATTGTTTTTAAGGTTATTGTGCGAGGAGAAATGGGTGAGCAGAGCTTGTGAAATGGCTTCTTAAGTATAGTTTTTGAATGATATTTGTATTTCTTATGCAGATATGCATTGAGTCTATATTTCCAGAATCTGAAGATGTGGACGTATGCATCTCACAGGCTGCTGATTCTGTAGGCTTAAAAATGATACCTAGTTATGAAGTTAAAACGGGTGAACACTATGATTGGATAAAGAAAACTCAGGTTAGTTCACTTTTCTCATTCTCTATATGTTGTGCTGCAATTTCTCTTATGAACTAGGAGCCAAATTGCAtttcaaagagcaaactggtcctTTAGTTATATGAGACACATTATGTGAAACTGTCTGCAGGAGGTATATTTGACACATTATGTGAAATTGTCTGTCAACTACACCAGTTTTAGTAGAAGAAATGTATGAAACTTTTAATGAAAAGGACCGGTTTGTGCTTTAATCTAAAGTAtatggactaatttgcccattttttgaataaaggggttaaaatgcaatctgacttccAGTATaggggcctccatgatacttttaccattgATATTCAAATCTCAGCTAAACCTTGGGTTTTGTTATGGTATAATTTAGCTTCAAAGCACCTATGTAATTGAGaaaagttttattattaattaagttttaattatggagaaaagttttaattaagttttataaaTAATGACTTATGATTAATACTAATATGGAGAAAAAAGGCTGGAAACAGGCAATTGATTTATTTACAAGTGACATGCCTTTCTTTGGAAATTGTAATGTATTCGATAACTACTTTTGGGAGGATTCATTGTTGGATCTTATTTTATAATTGGTTTATAGCTCtacaattaatatataatttcattgaTAATATAATTTGAACCCTTGTTTTCTGTTTGAGATAGGAATCATTTGATCCAGTTGAAGTGACTGAAGGACTTTGGATTGTTCCTGAGTGGAAGACTCCCCCAGTATGGTTATCTCCAATTAACTTCTCTTAAGGTTTTGTTGCAATCTTTGTTTATTATATATACGAAATCTATGTTATCCAGACTCCTCATTTTTTGCTAAAGTACTCTGTCCAACACTATGACACAGATTCAGAGAAAAAATTTTAAGCATGTCCGTGTTAAGAACATACTCCGACACTCATCCTCGAGTCCTGATAACATAATATGCGACTCTCTTCTTTGCCATCTTCTATAAACTAGTGGGCATTGTGCTGTAGTATGTACATAGAagaattctattttattttttatttattttttagtattattgGTGATTTGAACATGTAAAAGGTGTTTGCTTTCACTGCATTAGGATGTTAAAGCAACAAATATTATTCTCAATCCTGGATTGGCATTTGGAACTGGGGAGCATCCAACCACTAGATTGTGTTTATTGCTGCTACAGAGATTGATCAAAGGAGGAGAACGTTTCTTGGATTATGGCACAGGTTCTGGCATTTTGGCAATTGCAGCACTTAAggtaatttaattcttaattataTGATTGGATTGTTAATCTATGTTACTCAGACTCGGGTGTGAATACTAGATCCAAGtatgtccaatttttttcaaGTGTTTTCATGTATTGGAGAGTTGTATTGCCATATTCATGTCGAACTCGTTTTTGAGACATATCCTGATATGGTATGGAATATGACCCTCCAAGGGTCCTCCAAAGACAGGGAAAAACTTAAAAAGATTGAAGATACCCATGTTGGATATATGTCTGTATCCAACACTAACCCGAGCCTGAATAACATACGTGCCAGCTAACACATACATACTAATTTCTCAATAACGACCTGCAGTTTGGTGCTTCTTTCTCTGTTGGAATTGATATAGATCCCCTAGCAATAACGTCTGCACATCACAACGCTGCTCTGAATGACATAGgtcttgaaaattttcaattacgCCTGGTTTCCAGCAACACTTCCTCACCCTCCACCGATGAACATAAAGATATTCAAAAACAGACTTCATTTGAAGCAGTGGCCGAATCCGAACATGAAACATACGACGTGATCGTTGCAAATATACTTCTAAATCCTTTGTTAGAACTGGCCGATGATATTGTCTCTCATGCTAGGCCTGGTGCAGGGATTGGCCTTTCGGGTATTCTATCTGAGCAGGTACTTCTGCACAGGCCGTGCGTTCTAGCCCCATAACAGTTCTACCAGCTTAAGTGATTGTTTTAGTGTGATAGGAAACTAGATATTTGATCTGAATTgttgcctatatatatatatatttacatacatTCGTACATATGAACCAATTCTTATTAGAGACTCTTAAAAGATGGCTATATGAAcagtaaaagtattatgaaggTTCTTGTACGAGGAATTAGATTGCATTTTACTCTCTTAttcaaaaaatgaacaaattagtctatgtacattagatcaaagagcaaattagtctTTCCTGttgaaaatttcatccatttttattgttaaaaatcgGTGTGGTTGATAGAATAACCAGACAATTGCACGAGCATGTGTAACTTGTTCTAACATATAAgaactagtttttaacaatagaaatagaaactttttaatataatgatcaatttattttttatttaatgcacaagagggactaatttgtctatttttttagtaaaaagagtaaaatataatttgactttTAATACAAAGActttcataatacttttactttATGTAAACCAATTGGATTTGATGTTAGGTTTATCAAAAAATTTTGAGACTATTTCTTAAAGATGAGTATCTGAACTAATTGGATTAAATCTAGTCAAAATTAGTCCACATCATGAGATCACCataattttccttttcatttgttTCTGCAAGCTCTTAAGACCAGAATCTTATTTCATCCATAGTTTCTTGAACctcattttatatgttttatgcaGGTTCCTTGCATTATAGATCGATATTCTCCATTGCTAGACAACATATCTGTATCAGAGATTGATGATTGGGCTTGTTTAAGTGGTACAAAGAAACTGACTGGCAACTGAAGAACATTTTACCATTCAGTCACATAGAACTAGAGATGGTTTAAATTGGTTTTCgattttttgagaaaatatgtaaCTTATATCATAAATGCAGTGCATTTTTTTTCATCGGAATCAAGTTACAGTACCTAATCTTCCATGGCAATTTATTACATTATTTCTTATGTAATCTACAAAATTTACTGCTGCTCTTATTGGATCTTTGCTTCAGATACAGTGATCACAAGTTGCAACACTCTAAGCATCTTCGCTGTCACTCATACTAGGACGGGTATCAATGTATACTTCTGATGAAAAGTCGATTTCGTCAACAATCCTTCCCCTGTCCCGTGTAAAGAGCAAATGAACATATATGATGTTTTCCATTGTCAAGAACTAAATTTGAAAAAGGCAAAGGTAAAAGTTTTACCTCTCAAGAACAAACTTTCCTTCTTTGTACTTTTGACTCTTCTCGCATGCTGCCTCCTGCCAGACAAAGATGGAAAATTTAGCAAAGGTTCACAATCTTCGGAACTCGATTTTGCTGAATAAAGGTGATTGTGTGTGTGTGCGCGCGCGCAAGCATGCAAGAGGGACAGAAATTACATATTTCCAGCCGACAATTTGTCCGCAACAGCAGCAAAATATATCAGCCACAGTATGCATCCCAGAAATCATCATCCTCTCTTCTAGGTCTCCAACTGTTATGTTCACCCTGAAGCATTAACTCTCATACAATAAGCAACTCGAAGCATCCATCAGCCCGATTATGAATTTTTTGAGGAACATGTCACAAAATTTTGAAGATTCATGGCGATTCATTGCTTTTGTAAAGATCATGATGATATAATACGAAAATTTCAGTATCACACAAATTATAACAGCTAGAAGAATCAGCCGGCAGCTTTAGTCGTTCAAATAAaaccagtaaaatattttttaagaaacaaaaatgaTTCTCTTCATTCAATCAATCATTGAAGGAATCTTACACGTTATTGAAGAGGTAGGCTTTCCCCCGGCGACAATGAAAAGACTGAACAAATAATGAAAATGACAAAGAAGTAAGTAGTGATTGCATGGAGTTGAAAATTATGAATTGTTTATAcaagaatttaaataaaagaaaaaaattcagaaCCGAGGCATACAGCTGAGAGGTACTAAGAATCCACATAAACTCTAAGAGAAACAGTGTGCGTAAGCAAGAAACAATGAGCCAATTAACCATCTAAAATTACACATAAAAACATAGATTCAACAGACTTGTAATGAAACATTATAGTTGGCAGTACATCCACAAACATGTTTAGCACAGGCATTTAATCTTGAAACCAAAGACAGTTTCATACATGTAATCTCATGGGGCTCAAAGAGCAGCATTCGTAATTTCTTTAGTTTCTGGATTGACTATATCGTCTTGAATGAAGTCAAGTGGAAAAGGTGGAAAACATCTCCATAAATAAGGGTATTAGCTAACTGTCTCAGTAGTTCTTCTACTCATGGGGTCCAAGGGAAAGGTACATACCATCTCGACATATAATGGAAAGGGGAACAATCTCAATAATTCATGTATTCTCCAATTTCTAAAGTGTGTTGCTTCTATCATAGGATTGCCAAAAGAAAATTGACCTGGAAAACAATGCGGAACTTGATTCCCAAGGTATatgcataaaatagttaaaacTACTTCCAATTAGGAAATAACGATTAGCTTTGAACGAATCCGTGAACTAATTTTGTTACTAATTAAAAAAGCATCATTTAATAGGACAATTATTTGGTAAATTGCCATTGGAGTCTTCAAAAACATAAGGTTCCAAGGGCGATACGTGTCCTATTTAAGatatagtaaaaaataaaaattcaggaattagaaaaaaaaaaaaaaaaaagggttatgTGGCCATATTTGAACCCTCCTTGTGGAATTAAAATATTCCACTAGCAGTGTACCTAATACTAACTCTATGtaatatatacatagatatatatTGGAATTCTAAGTTCATCTCAGTGGTAGACTTTTGAGGCGTCCTACAAAATTAACCTACTATAACCTGGATACTATCGGGTTTCTCGAAGCACAACAAAGATTTTCAACATGAAAGGCTTTAAGATTTCTATCACTGCAAGACAACAATGCCTACAAACAATAGATTCACAGAAAGCATTGTAATTTGAAAAGGTAAATCAAAGACTTAATACAAGAGGACATGAGGCATAGTCAATGCATAACCCAATAGCTAACTGGAAAATGTAAGAATTAAAGATGATTGATTTCAACacatcttaaaaaataaaattagagaatTTAGAAACATATCGTTTGAAGAAGCAACCATAATTGAAGCTTAAAATCCCTTAATCAACGATCcttcaattttttatgtttttcttccCTTTATCTAATCCTTGTAAATATagaccttttttctttttaaattaataatacatATAATGAGTGAACACTAGATATACTAAAGTTTTACCCAAAGGAAAACATAAGTGGTATCAATAGTTCATCATTTACGAATTTTAATAACTTGATACTTATATGAGCATTATTCTATTTTGGTGCAGTTCCTTCCTACTGCCTTACATTCTCTGGCATGAactatttttgaagaattaaatttCTCGGAAGGGTATGAAAGGGTTCAATTTTCACTAGGTATACTGGATATTGACATGCTTTATTAAGTGAGAAATCTTTGGAGGTTACTATTGCAGAGGTGGAATATTCAAAAGCTAGAACAGGGTCGAACAAACCCAGTCTTATGTTTATGAGAATGAGCTTTGTTACGAATATCAAGAGTTCTCTTCCTTGCATCTAAACATACGAATAAGTCTCTTGCTGACACTTTGATGGCTAAATTAATCACTATAAAATATGGTAGTTAGGAAAGAACTCAATAACATATACTGGACataaatgaaaaagttgcaaaaactTAAAGCTTTAGGGATGAATGTGGATGAATCATTTTTGGTGCAGTTCATCCTTAACTCACTTCCTCAGGTTGCTCCATTCAAGATTCACTATAACCACGACCAATGACTAGTGGACGTTAAAGGAACAGACTAGTAAGTGCATTTAGGATGAAGTGAGAAAGAGACAGTATGGACAACATTTAACTCTTCCTATAACTTGTGGAGCTATGCAGAAGAAAGACTAATTTACTAAAGGAAAAAACAAATGAAGGCAAGGGAACTAAAAACATGTAGCTAGTGTCATGATGCAAAGTTTATTGCCAAGTGTTATTTCTGTGGCAAGAAAGGACATGTAGAGAATGATTGCAATAAGGGCATGActtggtttgaaaagaaaagtaCTTGCCAAATGTTATTTCTGTGGCAAGAAAGGACACGTAGAGAATGATTGCAATAAGGGCATGActtggtttgaaaagaaaagtaCTAACCTTTCTTTTAAATGTTACGAACCAAATTTTGTTAAAGTTCTTTCTAATACCTGGTGGATTGATTCTGGAGCTACTATTCCTGACAACCAAGAAATCAAAAGAAAGTGAGGTCATCTACATGAGGAACCATCTCAAGGTGGAAGTAATAGCTACCAGAACCTATCGCTTAATCTTAGAGACTAATAATcaaaatcctattttatcttcCTAACTTGACtgagatgaaattcgaatcgaatcaaatatatttgttcgagttaaattaaaaaaaaataatgactTTGTATCCTTGAAACCATTGTCACCTACCGtagtcaaatttgttattaactttcatctcctcataatttatttattaatcttttatatacgggttagcttctttgcttgcttagttgcttcaattattttctgatttttgtcactatatattttgaaattaaaaaatatattaaatataaaaaattgattttttaataaaagttatctcatagataaaatgtgaaattgatactaacatcaaattttaacacgaatattttatggcatcatcaataattcaattttaataaaaatttataaagatttaatatgattaaacaattaaataatataaatagtacaaaatgtgaaatttaatttaataatataaatagtatatataaataaaattattactatttaagtTTAGGAattgtttttggatgattttttatttgggggtaaaaggtaaaaaataaaagtttaggggaaaaataaaaagttttaagggTTGGAAAAGTAAAAATTTGGGGGGAAAGTAAATGGGgagaaaatattcaaaaaaaattttgggaggaaaatgggtttggggtagatggggaTGGGATgagaggggagtaaaagtttttggGAATGTGGGAGGGAATAAAAGTATTGGGGagaaagtaaaaaggtttgggggtttggggtaaaaatataaaatattataatttggtattcgatttatttgaattattcgagttattcgaattcaaaaattaaactcgattcgaactcgaaattcaaaaaaaaaaatcgaataacttgattcatttaatttgaaattcaaattttttttcaattttttttaatcgaatcgagttttactcaccCCTATAAGAAGCAATACAAAGAAAACTcgtataattttatacaatttacaaCTACAATTCAATAAGCACATTGATTGTTAACTTTGGAAATACTAGACCATCTGACcataattatagaattatcaACATGTGCATATGAAACTGAAACCACTTCCATATTTAAAATGCCATACTCTATAATTACCAACCACCTCAATTCAAATCAGAGTCTTATTCAGACTTTATAACAGTGTAAGTCAAAGATAGGGAAATCAATTTTTGAGTACCAATTGCAACAAAGTAAGACTAGAAAGCAAGCAATCCCCCTATCATATTCTATGGTATTTGCTTTATAATAATATCCACGAAAACCGTGAACCCATTAATCATGAATGAATTCATCAGacttaatcaatttaatattggGATAAATCCCAAAACTACACATGAGCTTTGCtccaatgtgcaatttgatacatgaactttgatttgatgCAATTATAAAGAAGAAATTTTTTTTGTGGTTCAATGTATACATGAAATTCTGATTGTGATTCAAcaatacacatttaaagaaataaatataattatttgtgtatgcaatatgAAAACGTAAATGGTGTTATATCGATAATTGTTttagtgatttgtgaaaatttcatttatacATTTGCACAAAATCATAGTTCATGTATAACATTGCACATTTgaccaaagttcatgtatagttttgagatttatctctttaatatttgatataaaaCTTCAATTCCAATATGTCTGCATTCAACCTAGCTCAAAATATCAATTATAAGAATTAATTTGATGAAGAAAACACGAAAtacaaaaatatgttttttaaaatgtgctttgaaaaataaaaatgaaaatataagaaaattagaaaacaataaaaagttattttgtaaaattggaaaagttgaaaaaaatggtttttttaaCTCTAAATTTACTAAAAAAGTGGTCCTAGCCCAAACCATATAAatgcaaaaatattatttttaaaaaataatttttaaatatcaaatttcttatCTCGGTTTGAGTCCATATAAAtgtaacaattttttattttatttttgatgtttctattataagaaaataaatgccaaacatgttttcatatttttattattgaaaataaaattttctatttaccAAACGtgcttttcaatttttaaaaaataaaaaaaaatgaaaaaataaaaacagaatatATTTTCACAAACCAAATCGAACCTAAGACTTCTAGAACAGCCATAAATAA from Gossypium hirsutum isolate 1008001.06 chromosome A04, Gossypium_hirsutum_v2.1, whole genome shotgun sequence includes:
- the LOC107948759 gene encoding ribosomal protein L11 methyltransferase, which produces MALRHFFKHLTILTSSYGFCTLSSRFIHPSLTTLFNNINPKTQPLIPTKFSLPLSHCYTSVSHPSTSTLLSPYLSVRIRCPKDIADVFSEALMCFGATSTTVDEDDNCDTSNEICIESIFPESEDVDVCISQAADSVGLKMIPSYEVKTGEHYDWIKKTQESFDPVEVTEGLWIVPEWKTPPDVKATNIILNPGLAFGTGEHPTTRLCLLLLQRLIKGGERFLDYGTGSGILAIAALKFGASFSVGIDIDPLAITSAHHNAALNDIGLENFQLRLVSSNTSSPSTDEHKDIQKQTSFEAVAESEHETYDVIVANILLNPLLELADDIVSHARPGAGIGLSGILSEQVPCIIDRYSPLLDNISVSEIDDWACLSGTKKLTGN
- the LOC107948760 gene encoding protein yippee-like At5g53940 isoform X1: MEGLIDAGFVKLTWLSLMILFPGNSSSRINPPGIRKNFNKIWFVTFKRKSFHCRRGKAYLFNNVVNITVGDLEERMMISGMHTVADIFCCCCGQIVGWKYEAACEKSQKYKEGKFVLERGRIVDEIDFSSEVYIDTRPSMSDSEDA
- the LOC107948760 gene encoding protein yippee-like At5g53940 isoform X2, which encodes MGRMFVVELDGRSYRCGFCKTHLAVPDDLVSRSFHCRRGKAYLFNNVVNITVGDLEERMMISGMHTVADIFCCCCGQIVGWKYEAACEKSQKYKEGKFVLERGRIVDEIDFSSEVYIDTRPSMSDSEDA